The Hymenobacter sp. GOD-10R genome includes a window with the following:
- a CDS encoding DUF4142 domain-containing protein: protein MVLAVVACSPDANQRDPVADAKFQNEKRIGEQDITKKQEHDAEFMVNSAGQGMLELELSKLAQQKATTPAVKTFAAQLVQQHADMSNSLKSVADKKSIVLPTGLGADQQEQVKKLSNLGGTAFDKQYMETIVDAHKDDVDSFDDMSDDAYDGDIRGFAAKYLPVLKEHLTSAQQVQDQVKDLK, encoded by the coding sequence ATGGTTCTCGCCGTTGTAGCCTGCTCGCCAGATGCCAACCAGCGTGACCCCGTGGCAGACGCCAAGTTCCAGAACGAAAAACGTATTGGCGAGCAAGACATCACCAAGAAGCAGGAGCACGACGCGGAGTTCATGGTAAACAGCGCAGGACAAGGTATGCTGGAGCTTGAACTAAGCAAGCTCGCTCAGCAGAAAGCGACTACCCCGGCAGTCAAAACGTTTGCCGCACAACTTGTCCAGCAGCATGCTGATATGAGCAACAGCTTGAAGTCAGTGGCCGATAAGAAGAGTATCGTGCTGCCTACCGGCCTTGGCGCTGACCAACAGGAGCAGGTAAAAAAGCTTAGCAACCTAGGTGGTACTGCATTTGATAAGCAGTACATGGAGACCATTGTGGATGCCCACAAAGATGACGTCGACAGCTTCGACGACATGAGCGACGACGCTTATGATGGCGACATCCGAGGCTTTGCCGCTAAATATTTACCCGTTCTGAAAGAACATCTTACGTCTGCGCAACAGGTGCAGGACCAAGTAAAAGACCTTAAATAA
- a CDS encoding DUF4142 domain-containing protein has protein sequence MKRITLSLLCASLLATGACSTASDGEKTNNKTDSEVAGGNAGDNTMNAATKGDSVSSSAVTDSAGSAATASTGPGTLNGSTLDDKQFMVKADQGGHNEIGLSKLALEKGVTGNAKTYADKMIADHTKAGNELKPIAQKKGVTLTGDMDPDHKTMRDRMSKMSGKEFEQAYMGQMAKDHEETVALLQSEIDNGQDPDAKAWAQKTLPVVKQHTDMAHKNNGMRM, from the coding sequence ATGAAACGTATTACTTTGAGCTTGCTATGTGCAAGCCTACTCGCAACGGGAGCTTGCAGCACCGCTAGCGATGGTGAAAAAACCAACAACAAAACGGATTCGGAAGTAGCAGGCGGCAACGCTGGTGACAACACTATGAACGCTGCGACCAAAGGCGACTCTGTTTCGTCGTCGGCAGTTACCGATTCGGCAGGTTCGGCAGCTACTGCTAGCACAGGCCCAGGTACCCTCAATGGCTCTACCCTCGATGACAAGCAGTTTATGGTGAAAGCCGACCAAGGCGGACATAACGAGATTGGCTTGAGCAAGCTAGCTTTGGAGAAAGGCGTAACTGGCAATGCTAAAACGTATGCCGACAAAATGATTGCCGACCATACCAAAGCAGGTAATGAGCTGAAGCCTATTGCGCAGAAGAAAGGCGTAACACTAACCGGCGACATGGATCCCGACCACAAAACCATGCGCGACCGAATGAGCAAGATGTCGGGCAAAGAATTTGAGCAAGCCTACATGGGCCAAATGGCGAAAGACCACGAGGAGACAGTAGCCTTGCTGCAAAGCGAAATCGACAACGGCCAAGATCCTGACGCAAAAGCGTGGGCCCAGAAGACATTGCCTGTTGTGAAGCAGCACACCGACATGGCCCACAAGAATAACGGCATGAGAATGTAA
- a CDS encoding FAD-dependent oxidoreductase: MPTDLNLAPVDALQEGELRTFPTPNDGSPVLLVRHEGQYLAFAAHCPHYGAPLEKGKIVDGRLICPWHHACFRVADGHLCEPPALDNLPTFELREENGRIWVTIPDNPLASIDDANATPTAEVGGALPEEAEARHVDERTFVIVGGGAAGQYAAQTLRTEGFAGRLIVVTADEFEPYDRTKLSKAYLAGKAKPENLPLRQPAFYERHRIELLTNTSVIGLDRKKQELQLAGRPNLAFDKLLLAPGSTPNSLPTLPGHELSGVLILRAQTDANKILRMAGSARQVVIIGASFIGMEVASSLINAERHVTVVAHEKEPFLKVLGPEIGAMFRQLHQEKGVAFAAEAEVAELVGEKNHVTGVRLKTGQLFPADLVVLGVGVRPATYFLQLAFELEKDGGLRVDEYLQAAPNIYAAGDIAHFPLAATGKSTRIEHWRLAQQHGRVAALNMLGRQELYNTTPFFWTQQYGKSLRYAGHAEHYDTIMYHGDVSKQDFLALYTQGDRVVAAAGMNRDADMIFIEALFAKKQMPAAAALKEPVDWQQLARAK; encoded by the coding sequence ATGCCCACTGATCTAAACCTAGCCCCTGTTGATGCCTTGCAAGAAGGTGAACTCCGCACTTTCCCAACGCCTAACGACGGCTCTCCTGTTCTCTTGGTGCGCCATGAAGGCCAATACCTAGCTTTTGCGGCGCACTGCCCACACTACGGAGCTCCGCTCGAGAAAGGAAAGATTGTAGATGGGCGACTCATATGCCCATGGCATCACGCCTGCTTCCGAGTCGCCGATGGGCACCTTTGCGAGCCACCGGCCTTGGATAACCTTCCAACCTTCGAACTGCGTGAGGAGAATGGGCGGATCTGGGTAACGATACCCGATAACCCGCTGGCTTCCATAGACGATGCGAATGCCACGCCTACGGCCGAAGTAGGCGGTGCGCTTCCTGAGGAAGCAGAAGCTAGGCACGTCGATGAGCGCACGTTTGTGATAGTGGGAGGAGGAGCAGCCGGGCAATATGCGGCTCAAACCCTGCGCACGGAAGGTTTCGCGGGGCGTTTGATAGTGGTAACGGCAGACGAGTTTGAGCCCTATGACCGTACTAAGCTGAGCAAAGCCTACCTAGCCGGCAAAGCAAAGCCCGAAAACCTACCTCTGCGCCAACCTGCTTTCTACGAGCGGCACCGCATCGAGCTGCTCACCAATACCAGCGTTATCGGCCTCGACCGCAAAAAGCAGGAGTTGCAACTAGCGGGTCGCCCCAACCTAGCTTTCGATAAGCTGCTGTTGGCGCCCGGCTCCACGCCAAATTCATTGCCCACTTTACCTGGCCACGAACTGTCGGGCGTGCTAATCCTGCGCGCACAAACTGACGCAAACAAAATTCTGCGAATGGCCGGGAGTGCTCGTCAGGTCGTCATTATCGGCGCTAGCTTCATCGGGATGGAAGTGGCGAGCAGCTTGATTAATGCAGAGCGCCACGTAACAGTGGTTGCGCACGAAAAGGAGCCGTTCTTGAAAGTGCTAGGTCCAGAAATAGGCGCCATGTTTCGGCAGCTACACCAAGAGAAGGGTGTTGCCTTCGCGGCCGAAGCGGAAGTAGCGGAATTGGTCGGGGAGAAGAACCACGTGACTGGCGTGCGGCTGAAAACCGGGCAACTGTTTCCTGCCGATCTGGTGGTGCTGGGGGTCGGTGTGCGGCCCGCTACCTATTTTCTGCAATTAGCCTTTGAACTAGAAAAAGACGGCGGCCTGCGCGTAGATGAATACTTGCAAGCCGCTCCCAACATTTATGCCGCCGGCGACATTGCACATTTTCCGTTGGCCGCTACGGGAAAATCGACGCGCATTGAACACTGGCGTCTGGCGCAGCAGCATGGCCGTGTGGCCGCCCTGAACATGCTAGGTCGGCAAGAACTATACAACACCACGCCGTTCTTCTGGACGCAGCAGTACGGCAAAAGCCTACGCTATGCGGGCCATGCCGAACACTACGATACCATCATGTACCACGGCGACGTGAGCAAGCAAGACTTTCTGGCGCTGTACACGCAAGGCGACCGTGTTGTAGCCGCTGCAGGCATGAACCGTGATGCTGACATGATCTTTATTGAGGCACTGTTCGCTAAGAAGCAGATGCCTGCTGCGGCCGCCCTTAAAGAGCCAGTAGATTGGCAACAGCTAGCGCGAGCTAAATAA
- a CDS encoding TMEM175 family protein — MDEIEKAQHHRDAFQTERLILFTDAVFAIAITLLVIEIKVPELEHPTEQEALMGLAHLIPRFIGFLISFVIIAIYWTAHHRIFRFVRRLDNQLIWLNMWFLFTIIIMPFTTAYQSEYPMLRTPWIWYSLNVMGTGLMQTWLQLYLRNPAKHVVAAPEYEHPDLDIARPLTSPLVFLVSIGLAFVLPPWMLRMVPGMLFPLLAFSLRSRFLRLKAAYQEKAGVNALT; from the coding sequence ATGGACGAAATTGAAAAGGCTCAGCACCACCGCGACGCGTTCCAGACCGAGCGTCTGATCTTGTTCACCGATGCTGTCTTTGCCATTGCTATCACGCTGCTAGTCATCGAGATTAAGGTACCAGAACTTGAGCACCCTACCGAACAAGAAGCTCTGATGGGGCTGGCGCATTTGATACCTAGGTTTATTGGCTTTCTGATCAGCTTTGTCATTATCGCTATTTACTGGACGGCACATCATCGCATTTTCCGCTTCGTCAGGCGGCTCGACAATCAGCTGATTTGGCTGAACATGTGGTTCTTGTTCACCATCATTATCATGCCCTTCACGACGGCTTACCAAAGCGAATATCCTATGTTGCGCACGCCTTGGATCTGGTACAGCCTCAACGTTATGGGCACAGGGCTGATGCAAACCTGGCTTCAGCTTTACCTGCGCAACCCTGCCAAGCACGTCGTTGCCGCCCCCGAGTACGAGCACCCCGACCTAGACATAGCCCGGCCCCTGACTTCTCCCCTAGTGTTTTTGGTTAGCATCGGGCTAGCGTTTGTGTTACCACCGTGGATGCTACGCATGGTACCTGGTATGCTTTTCCCCTTGCTTGCCTTCTCACTCCGCAGCCGCTTCCTGCGTTTGAAAGCAGCCTACCAAGAGAAGGCTGGCGTAAATGCACTAACCTAG
- a CDS encoding MBOAT family O-acyltransferase, which yields MALTASLLFYAWGGLNFLALFLASVVVNFVLIRYMDRATNWQKRIYLIMSIVINVAMLFYFKYANFFVENASAMRGYLGGPPLTWEKVVLPIGISFFTFEKLTYTIDVYRGVNKPLKSFWDFMLYIMLFPKMIAGPIVRFHEIADQLTDRTAFDTIDHKLAGLFRFVIGLSKKVLIANVLGQEADKIFTLAPTDLSMSLAWLGAVSYTFQIYFDFSGYSDMAIGIGRMIGFQFPENFNNPYISRSITEFWQRWHITLGRWMRDYLYIPLGGNRVKPARLYVNLWTVFILSGFWHGAAWNFIAWGAFHGLFLVLDRLFLLRIYKKIGVLSILPTFAITVVGWVLFRAESLSAALAYMKQMFAGSWSELPYFTIEFWATLALATVFSFMAALPRIERWEIGTLTAERFALSRTLAQGFVTAILLILSVSYVIGSTFNPFIYFRF from the coding sequence GTGGCTCTAACAGCTAGCCTACTTTTCTACGCCTGGGGCGGCCTGAATTTTCTCGCGCTGTTTCTGGCTTCCGTCGTGGTTAATTTCGTGTTGATCCGCTACATGGACCGCGCTACGAACTGGCAGAAGCGCATTTATCTGATTATGAGCATTGTCATCAACGTAGCAATGCTCTTCTATTTTAAGTACGCCAACTTCTTCGTCGAAAACGCCAGCGCTATGCGTGGCTACCTCGGCGGACCGCCACTTACCTGGGAAAAAGTGGTACTCCCGATTGGCATCTCGTTTTTCACCTTCGAAAAGCTGACCTACACCATTGATGTGTACCGGGGCGTGAACAAGCCGCTGAAGAGTTTCTGGGACTTCATGCTTTACATCATGCTCTTTCCCAAGATGATTGCCGGGCCTATCGTTCGTTTTCACGAAATAGCCGATCAGCTAACCGACCGCACCGCCTTTGATACCATTGATCATAAGCTCGCGGGATTGTTTCGGTTCGTTATTGGACTCTCTAAAAAGGTACTCATCGCCAACGTGCTAGGCCAAGAAGCTGATAAGATCTTCACCTTGGCACCAACAGATCTTTCTATGTCTTTGGCTTGGCTGGGGGCGGTATCCTATACTTTCCAGATCTACTTCGACTTTTCAGGCTACTCAGATATGGCTATCGGCATTGGCCGTATGATCGGTTTTCAGTTTCCTGAGAACTTCAATAACCCTTATATCTCACGCAGCATCACGGAGTTTTGGCAGCGTTGGCATATCACCCTAGGCCGTTGGATGCGCGATTACCTCTACATTCCTTTGGGGGGCAACCGCGTGAAGCCGGCCCGCCTGTACGTCAACCTCTGGACGGTATTTATCCTGTCTGGCTTCTGGCACGGCGCGGCTTGGAACTTCATTGCCTGGGGTGCCTTTCACGGTCTGTTCTTGGTACTGGACCGGCTATTCTTGTTGCGCATTTATAAGAAGATCGGGGTTTTAAGCATCCTCCCTACTTTCGCCATCACCGTAGTAGGCTGGGTCTTATTCCGGGCCGAGAGCCTGAGCGCAGCGTTAGCCTACATGAAGCAGATGTTTGCGGGCAGCTGGAGTGAGCTTCCCTACTTCACCATCGAGTTTTGGGCTACGCTAGCCTTGGCCACAGTCTTCTCTTTTATGGCAGCGCTGCCCCGCATAGAACGCTGGGAAATCGGCACTTTAACGGCCGAGCGTTTTGCCTTGTCCCGCACCTTGGCCCAAGGGTTCGTTACAGCTATTCTGCTTATCCTGAGTGTGAGCTACGTTATCGGTAGCACTTTCAACCCGTTTATCTACTTCCGTTTCTAA
- a CDS encoding DUF4142 domain-containing protein has product MKTPLSCTGLLVAVLLLGSCSSRQDAVETAQKENEAKNEAQPTEGEQDKKDFDAEFTTKAASGGMLEVELGKVVAAKGSTPEARKFGQQMVDDHTKANDELKAIAAKHNITLPTGLGEDHQKVYKDVTEKKGVDMDKEYLKEMVKDHEEDVKEFTEASVKASAADLKEFATKTTPTLQHHLEMAQQMSAALDAKK; this is encoded by the coding sequence ATGAAAACTCCCCTTTCTTGTACCGGCCTGCTAGTAGCGGTTCTTCTACTAGGTAGCTGCTCTTCTCGTCAAGACGCTGTTGAAACTGCTCAGAAAGAAAACGAGGCGAAGAACGAAGCTCAGCCCACTGAAGGCGAGCAGGACAAAAAAGACTTCGACGCCGAGTTTACGACAAAGGCGGCCAGCGGTGGCATGTTGGAAGTAGAGCTAGGTAAAGTAGTAGCTGCCAAAGGTTCTACGCCCGAAGCGCGGAAGTTTGGCCAACAGATGGTAGATGACCACACCAAGGCCAACGACGAACTGAAAGCTATTGCCGCCAAGCACAACATTACGTTGCCGACGGGCCTAGGGGAAGACCACCAGAAAGTGTACAAGGACGTGACGGAGAAAAAGGGCGTCGACATGGACAAGGAGTACCTCAAAGAAATGGTCAAAGACCACGAGGAAGATGTGAAGGAGTTTACGGAAGCTTCCGTGAAAGCTAGCGCTGCTGACCTCAAGGAATTTGCAACGAAGACCACGCCCACCCTACAACACCACCTAGAAATGGCGCAGCAAATGAGTGCTGCCCTCGACGCTAAGAAATAA
- a CDS encoding alginate O-acetyltransferase AlgX-related protein, producing the protein MPALQAKFHWLEEAPLAGAYTMAPHPELTPNALVAGEYQPQLEKYLEDRVGFRTWLIRMRDQLSLSLLGVARSTDLLVGRDNVLFQPLPVNAYLGKNFLGEEEIRYRVRRMRIVQQELTKRGIPFLFVMAPNKARYQPEDLPAYLRHVKRGPTNYDIFIREMQANKINLLDLSRLFALWKDTTRYPLFPRGGTHWSGYGVALVADTLFARVEQVGGFDLVNFRREGPVKVTSDSVQGTDNDLSGPMNLMFPYQHYKMAYPRVIFDSLQAGQQRPNLLISGDSFVWGFMHFDPYLQTLFTPESRFWGVDETVFIYDTHFTRTGEDLNQGDFRQQIEPRQFIMMLVTEHNLIYGRFIDRLYELYHPLTEADNSKIKVIEQQLMSQPGYSDSLWARANRENRGFEEVLQGEARTIYDHTER; encoded by the coding sequence ATGCCAGCCTTACAAGCCAAGTTTCACTGGCTTGAGGAGGCGCCGCTGGCGGGTGCTTACACCATGGCACCTCATCCGGAGCTAACCCCAAATGCTCTGGTAGCTGGCGAGTATCAGCCTCAATTAGAGAAATACTTGGAAGACCGGGTCGGCTTCCGTACTTGGCTTATTCGCATGCGCGATCAGCTCTCGCTGTCGCTGTTAGGAGTAGCGCGCTCCACCGATCTACTGGTGGGCCGCGATAATGTTCTGTTCCAGCCTCTTCCCGTCAATGCCTACCTAGGCAAGAATTTTTTGGGAGAAGAAGAGATACGCTACCGCGTGCGGCGCATGCGCATTGTGCAGCAAGAGCTCACGAAGCGCGGCATTCCGTTCTTGTTTGTGATGGCTCCCAACAAGGCCCGATACCAGCCCGAAGACCTACCGGCGTATTTGCGGCACGTGAAGCGCGGCCCTACCAACTATGACATATTCATCCGGGAGATGCAGGCCAATAAAATCAACTTGCTGGATTTAAGTCGGCTGTTTGCGCTTTGGAAAGACACCACCCGCTATCCGTTATTTCCGAGAGGAGGCACTCACTGGAGCGGGTACGGCGTGGCGCTGGTAGCAGATACCCTGTTTGCGCGCGTCGAACAGGTCGGCGGATTCGACCTTGTCAACTTTCGGCGGGAGGGCCCTGTGAAAGTCACTAGTGACTCGGTGCAAGGTACCGACAACGACCTGAGCGGCCCCATGAACCTAATGTTCCCTTACCAGCACTATAAGATGGCGTACCCACGCGTAATCTTCGATTCGTTGCAAGCGGGGCAGCAACGTCCTAACCTGCTTATCTCAGGCGACAGTTTCGTGTGGGGTTTCATGCACTTCGATCCATACTTACAGACCCTTTTCACCCCTGAGTCTCGCTTTTGGGGCGTTGATGAAACTGTTTTCATTTACGACACGCATTTTACCCGCACCGGTGAAGATTTAAACCAAGGTGATTTTCGCCAGCAAATCGAGCCACGGCAGTTTATTATGATGCTTGTAACCGAGCATAATCTCATTTACGGTAGATTCATCGACCGCCTTTACGAACTGTACCACCCCCTCACGGAAGCTGACAACAGTAAGATCAAGGTTATTGAGCAACAGCTAATGAGTCAGCCGGGCTATAGCGATAGTCTTTGGGCGCGAGCAAACCGGGAGAATCGGGGCTTTGAGGAGGTGCTTCAAGGTGAAGCACGTACGATATACGATCATACCGAACGCTAG
- the uvrA gene encoding excinuclease ABC subunit UvrA → MAKKTIPAATADLVSPLSQATTAEVELTAAATTSYPAQSQHNSVADSPYIEVYGAREHNLKNVSVQIPRGKLVVFTGISGSGKSSLAFDTIYAEGQRRYMETFSAYARSFMGGLERPDVDKIEGLSPVISIEQKTTSRNPRSTVGTITEIYDFLRLLYARTAEAFSYATGAKMIRQSDDQIINYILKHFADRKLVVLAPVVKGRKGHYRELFQQIAKLGFTKVRVDGELLDLAPKMQVDRYKIHDIEIVIDRIVVKDEDRHRLSGSVQNALTHGKGTMLVLDPDSKKTQFFSRFLMDPTTGIAYDDPAPNTFSFNSPYGACPVCNGLGDVQEITEDSVMPDKKLSISRGGIAPLGEYRDIWIFQQLQVILKKQKLSLSTPLEKLPDELIQRLLHGIPEDEDADPKKANYSEPFEGIIPFLRRQMDSDSDNIREWIQQYTQSKECPECHGYRLKKESLHFKIDSKHIGELSVMDIKELATWFEGLESRLTDRQNIISKELLKEIRKRIGFLLEVGLEYLDLHRSVRTLSGGESQRIRLATQIGTQLVGVLYIMDEPSIGLHQRDNERLIKALQHLRDIGNSVIVVEHDKDMIMNADYVLDIGPGAGIHGGSIVAEGSPTDIFESGSLTSQYLSGQKHIELRRQKRKGEGKELVLKGAKGHNLKNVTAKFPLGKLIAVTGVSGSGKSSLIHDTLYPILNQYFFNAKRDPLPYGSIEGLDLVDKVIEVDQSPIGRTPRSNPATYTGVFTEIRSLFASLPEAKIRGYGPGRFSFNVKGGRCETCEGAGMRTIEMNFLPDVHVPCETCKGRRYNRETLEVRFKGKSITDVLDMTVEKAVEYFENQPRILRKIQVLNEVGLGYLTLGQQATTLSGGEAQRVKLATELSKKDTGKTFYILDEPTTGLHFEDINHLADVLQKLVDKGNTVLVIEHNLDLIKVADHIIDIGPEGGGGGGTIVAQGTPEQVAKSGKGYTSRFLAEELKTSKYAEEKVA, encoded by the coding sequence ATGGCTAAGAAAACCATTCCGGCTGCCACGGCCGACCTTGTTTCCCCATTGTCGCAGGCTACTACTGCCGAAGTCGAGCTAACAGCGGCGGCGACAACCAGTTATCCAGCTCAATCTCAACATAACTCCGTTGCCGACTCGCCCTACATTGAGGTGTATGGCGCGCGCGAGCACAACCTGAAAAACGTATCCGTTCAGATTCCCCGCGGCAAGTTGGTCGTGTTTACCGGCATCTCAGGTTCGGGTAAGTCGTCGTTAGCGTTTGACACGATCTACGCGGAAGGGCAGCGTCGCTATATGGAGACGTTTTCGGCCTACGCCCGCTCGTTTATGGGTGGGCTAGAACGGCCTGATGTGGACAAAATCGAAGGATTATCGCCGGTCATCAGCATCGAGCAGAAGACGACTTCGCGCAACCCTAGGTCGACCGTTGGTACGATCACCGAGATCTACGACTTCCTGCGTTTGCTCTATGCCCGCACGGCGGAGGCGTTTAGCTACGCCACGGGAGCCAAGATGATCCGGCAGAGCGACGACCAGATCATCAACTACATCCTTAAGCACTTCGCTGACCGCAAGCTGGTGGTGTTGGCGCCCGTGGTGAAGGGCCGCAAAGGTCATTACCGCGAGCTGTTTCAGCAGATTGCTAAGCTAGGTTTCACGAAAGTGCGCGTAGATGGCGAACTGCTCGACCTAGCTCCTAAGATGCAGGTGGACCGCTACAAGATCCACGACATCGAAATCGTAATTGACCGAATTGTGGTGAAGGACGAGGATCGGCACCGCTTGTCAGGATCGGTCCAGAACGCCCTAACTCACGGCAAAGGCACGATGCTGGTGCTTGACCCCGACTCGAAGAAGACGCAGTTTTTCTCGCGCTTCCTCATGGACCCGACCACCGGCATTGCTTACGACGACCCCGCGCCGAACACCTTCAGCTTCAACTCGCCTTACGGCGCTTGCCCCGTGTGCAACGGCCTAGGTGACGTGCAGGAAATTACGGAGGACTCCGTGATGCCGGATAAGAAGCTGAGCATCAGCCGCGGCGGTATTGCCCCGTTGGGTGAGTACCGCGACATCTGGATCTTTCAGCAGTTGCAGGTTATCCTCAAAAAGCAGAAGCTCAGCCTGAGTACGCCGCTCGAAAAGCTACCTGATGAACTGATTCAGCGTTTGCTTCATGGCATTCCGGAGGATGAAGACGCAGACCCCAAAAAAGCGAACTACTCGGAGCCGTTTGAAGGTATCATCCCCTTCCTGCGTCGTCAGATGGATTCCGATTCGGATAACATTCGGGAGTGGATTCAGCAGTATACGCAGTCGAAGGAATGCCCCGAGTGCCACGGCTACCGACTCAAGAAAGAGTCGTTGCACTTCAAAATTGACAGCAAGCACATTGGTGAGCTGTCGGTGATGGATATTAAAGAGTTGGCGACGTGGTTTGAAGGCCTAGAAAGCCGCCTTACCGACCGCCAGAATATCATTAGTAAAGAGCTGCTGAAGGAAATTCGTAAGCGTATTGGCTTCCTGCTCGAAGTAGGGCTGGAGTACCTTGACCTGCACCGTTCCGTGCGCACACTGAGCGGCGGCGAAAGTCAGCGCATTCGCCTCGCTACGCAGATCGGTACCCAACTCGTGGGAGTGCTCTACATCATGGACGAACCTAGTATTGGCTTGCATCAGCGTGACAACGAGCGCTTGATCAAGGCGTTGCAGCACCTGCGCGACATCGGCAACTCGGTGATTGTCGTGGAGCACGACAAGGATATGATCATGAACGCCGACTATGTGCTCGATATTGGTCCGGGTGCGGGTATCCACGGCGGCAGCATCGTGGCCGAAGGATCACCGACGGATATCTTTGAATCGGGCAGCCTGACATCGCAGTACTTAAGCGGGCAGAAGCACATTGAGCTACGGCGACAGAAGCGCAAAGGAGAAGGCAAGGAGCTCGTGCTGAAGGGCGCGAAAGGCCACAATCTGAAGAACGTTACAGCAAAGTTTCCGCTCGGCAAGCTCATTGCTGTCACCGGGGTGTCGGGTTCGGGTAAATCGTCGCTCATCCACGACACGCTCTATCCGATTCTAAATCAATACTTTTTCAATGCTAAGCGCGACCCACTACCATACGGCAGCATCGAAGGGCTAGACCTCGTTGATAAAGTAATCGAGGTAGATCAATCGCCAATTGGGCGCACACCCCGCTCTAACCCGGCCACCTACACGGGCGTGTTCACCGAGATTCGCAGCTTGTTCGCCTCGCTGCCCGAAGCCAAAATTCGCGGCTACGGACCGGGCCGCTTCTCTTTCAATGTGAAGGGCGGCCGTTGCGAAACCTGCGAAGGGGCTGGCATGCGCACCATTGAGATGAACTTCTTGCCCGACGTACACGTGCCGTGTGAAACCTGCAAAGGCCGCCGCTACAACCGCGAAACGCTAGAAGTGCGTTTCAAAGGCAAGAGCATCACCGACGTGCTCGACATGACGGTGGAGAAAGCCGTGGAGTACTTCGAGAATCAACCACGGATTTTGCGCAAGATTCAGGTGCTGAATGAAGTAGGCCTAGGTTACTTGACCCTAGGTCAACAGGCTACCACGCTCTCGGGCGGAGAAGCGCAGCGCGTGAAGCTAGCTACTGAACTCAGCAAGAAGGACACTGGTAAGACGTTCTACATCCTCGACGAACCCACAACTGGGCTGCATTTTGAGGACATCAACCACCTGGCCGACGTGCTGCAAAAGCTGGTGGACAAGGGCAATACAGTGCTCGTCATCGAGCACAACCTTGATCTGATCAAAGTCGCGGACCACATCATCGATATCGGTCCGGAAGGTGGCGGAGGGGGCGGCACCATTGTAGCGCAGGGAACACCCGAGCAAGTAGCAAAATCTGGCAAAGGCTACACGAGCCGCTTCTTGGCAGAAGAGCTAAAAACCAGCAAGTACGCCGAAGAAAAAGTGGCTTAG